In a genomic window of Chryseobacterium sp. G0162:
- a CDS encoding ParA family protein — MAKIIGIANQKGGVGKTTTAVNLAAALGVLEKKILIIDADPQANATSGLGVEDVQYSTYNLLEHSADTRTCIKRTATPNLDIIPSHIDLVAAEIELVDKEDREYMLKKALASVRDDYDYIIIDCAPSLGLITVNALTAADSVIIPIQCEYFALEGLGKLLNTVKNVQKIHNKDLGIEGLLLTMYDSRLRLSNQVVEEVNLHFPEMVFETIISRNVRLSEAPSFGESILNYDAESKGAVQYIQLAEEVLLKNENLIKN, encoded by the coding sequence ATGGCAAAAATCATAGGTATAGCTAATCAAAAAGGTGGGGTAGGAAAAACGACCACTGCCGTAAACTTAGCCGCAGCATTAGGAGTATTGGAAAAAAAAATATTGATTATTGACGCTGATCCTCAGGCCAATGCTACATCTGGTTTGGGAGTAGAAGATGTTCAGTATTCCACATATAATCTATTGGAGCATAGTGCAGATACAAGAACGTGTATCAAAAGAACGGCAACGCCGAATCTGGATATTATTCCATCACATATTGACCTGGTAGCAGCAGAGATCGAATTGGTAGACAAGGAAGATCGTGAATATATGCTGAAAAAAGCCTTAGCCAGTGTAAGAGATGATTATGATTATATTATCATCGACTGTGCACCGAGTTTAGGTTTGATTACAGTAAATGCTCTTACAGCAGCAGATTCTGTAATTATCCCGATCCAGTGTGAATATTTTGCATTAGAAGGACTTGGAAAACTTTTGAACACCGTTAAAAATGTTCAGAAGATCCACAACAAAGATCTTGGAATAGAAGGTCTTCTACTTACGATGTATGACAGCAGATTAAGATTGTCTAATCAGGTAGTGGAAGAAGTAAACCTTCACTTCCCGGAAATGGTTTTCGAAACCATCATCAGCAGAAACGTAAGATTGAGTGAAGCTCCGAGTTTCGGAGAAAGTATCCTGAACTATGATGCCGAAAGTAAAGGGGCAGTTCAGTATATTCAGTTAGCTGAAGAAGTTCTTTTAAAGAACGAAAACTTAATAAAGAATTAA
- a CDS encoding energy transducer TonB has translation MKHQNQNQEFRFNEVLFEHRNKEYGAYVLRNESDRILTKALFIGASLMAAVSITPFVISAFKGPEVIEQPWELPPPMVIPDEPVDTPPVTIAPVKPATAPDTKTFDSTVPTPSRNAPDNVKKDPIPDDAVAGFKDNFKGDVVAPNTHVPTTAPVGPVINMPPPVIPEVVDKSKIVESGELGVEASFKGGIDSFRNKVMKNFDGSGFESEEIVKTTVTFIVEMDGTISGVKANGTNADFNNEAIRTVKSISNKGTWIPAKNKKGEFVRSYFKFPISMKFDN, from the coding sequence ATGAAACACCAGAATCAGAACCAGGAATTTCGCTTCAACGAAGTTCTTTTTGAGCACCGGAACAAAGAATACGGTGCTTATGTATTAAGAAACGAATCAGATAGAATATTAACTAAAGCACTTTTTATAGGAGCAAGCTTAATGGCTGCTGTATCCATTACACCATTTGTAATATCAGCTTTTAAAGGTCCGGAGGTAATTGAACAACCATGGGAACTTCCACCACCAATGGTGATTCCCGATGAACCTGTTGATACACCACCGGTAACCATTGCACCTGTAAAACCAGCCACTGCTCCTGATACAAAAACATTTGACAGTACAGTTCCTACACCCTCAAGAAATGCTCCGGATAATGTGAAAAAGGACCCTATTCCTGATGATGCTGTAGCAGGTTTTAAGGATAATTTTAAAGGCGATGTAGTAGCTCCGAATACACATGTGCCAACAACGGCGCCTGTGGGACCGGTAATCAATATGCCACCGCCGGTAATTCCGGAAGTTGTGGATAAAAGTAAAATTGTGGAGTCAGGAGAACTTGGCGTAGAAGCCAGTTTTAAAGGCGGAATAGACTCTTTCAGAAATAAAGTCATGAAGAACTTCGACGGTTCAGGATTTGAATCAGAAGAAATAGTAAAAACTACGGTTACATTCATTGTAGAAATGGATGGAACAATTTCAGGGGTAAAAGCTAACGGAACCAATGCCGATTTTAATAATGAGGCAATCAGAACAGTGAAGTCAATTTCAAACAAAGGAACCTGGATTCCTGCCAAAAATAAAAAAGGTGAATTTGTGAGAAGTTACTTCAAGTTTCCAATCTCCATGAAGTTTGATAATTAA
- a CDS encoding adenylosuccinate synthase, giving the protein MSTYVVVGLQYGDEGKGKITDVLSAKSDYVVRFQGGDNAGHTVYVGEEKFVLHLLPSGVLQCKGKCIIANGVVVNPKSFIREVGQIESKNLRTDHIFISRRAHVIMPYHILLDTYREEEHGGTQIGTTKKGIGPCYEDKIARVGIRMVDLLNPEILRDKIEKNLKVKNSLFEKYYGKPALDVEEIYNEYLEIGKQLQDRIVDTELELNEAIRDGKNVLFEGAQALMLDIDFGTYPYVTSSSPSTGGVCSGAGVPPTSLQNLIGVAKAYCTRVGNGPFPSELDNELGEKIRQIGGEFGATTGRPRRTGWLDLVSLKHACMINGINNLVITKLDVLTGIENLKIVTHYKTEDGKIIDYFTSSTEKLYNYEPIYQDLPGWEEDITKARSYDELPDNAQKYIEFIEKYLGINVYLVSVGPERSQNIIRKELF; this is encoded by the coding sequence ATGTCAACTTATGTAGTTGTAGGTCTTCAGTATGGAGATGAAGGTAAAGGTAAAATCACGGATGTTTTATCAGCAAAATCGGACTATGTAGTACGTTTCCAAGGAGGAGATAACGCTGGTCACACGGTATATGTTGGTGAAGAAAAATTCGTTCTGCACCTTCTTCCTTCAGGAGTTCTTCAATGCAAAGGGAAATGTATCATTGCAAACGGAGTAGTGGTAAACCCTAAGTCTTTTATTAGAGAAGTTGGTCAGATCGAGAGCAAAAACTTGAGAACAGATCACATTTTTATCAGCAGAAGAGCGCATGTCATCATGCCTTACCACATCCTTTTGGATACTTACCGTGAAGAGGAACACGGCGGAACTCAGATCGGAACAACCAAAAAAGGAATCGGGCCTTGTTATGAAGATAAAATTGCAAGAGTCGGAATCAGAATGGTTGACCTATTAAACCCTGAGATTTTAAGAGATAAAATTGAGAAAAACTTAAAAGTTAAAAATTCTCTTTTTGAAAAATATTACGGAAAACCTGCATTAGACGTTGAAGAAATCTATAACGAATATTTAGAAATCGGAAAACAGCTTCAGGACAGAATCGTTGATACTGAATTAGAGCTAAACGAAGCGATCAGAGACGGTAAAAACGTTTTATTTGAAGGAGCACAAGCATTAATGCTTGATATCGACTTCGGTACTTATCCATACGTAACTTCATCTTCACCATCTACAGGAGGAGTTTGTTCAGGAGCAGGAGTTCCACCAACATCACTTCAAAACCTGATCGGGGTAGCAAAAGCATACTGTACAAGAGTAGGAAACGGACCTTTCCCATCTGAATTAGACAACGAATTGGGTGAGAAAATCAGACAAATCGGTGGTGAATTCGGAGCAACTACAGGGAGACCAAGAAGAACAGGTTGGTTAGACCTTGTTTCTTTAAAGCACGCTTGTATGATTAACGGAATCAATAACCTTGTCATTACTAAACTAGACGTTCTTACAGGAATTGAAAACCTTAAAATCGTTACACATTACAAAACTGAAGACGGAAAAATTATCGATTACTTTACTTCGTCAACAGAGAAATTATACAACTATGAGCCAATCTACCAGGATTTACCAGGATGGGAGGAAGATATCACAAAAGCAAGAAGCTATGATGAACTTCCTGATAACGCTCAGAAATACATCGAGTTTATTGAGAAATATTTAGGAATTAACGTATATTTAGTTTCTGTAGGTCCTGAAAGAAGTCAGAACATCATCAGAAAAGAATTATTCTAA
- a CDS encoding toll/interleukin-1 receptor domain-containing protein, whose translation MKNYLFELSYGNRVDEKQFINSILNNFDNKTLTGVTMFINNNIYNLEFLLLLYFEKDDKLFDNWLEQNFHQKKRVFNYTPTKITELLLENRYSMFSFSKIEDIEPFLTHSPNQFFLYNSKEDYNRIWGGISRESYPIIFLSHSSHDKKLIDEIFNELQKEEIEAWYDKYQIDFGDSITEKINSGLNKSDLGIICLSKNFLNSPWTKNEMNFFIQKRINSGKKNFICLNIDLTHDEIPPLLQDYRYISLNNSNWINDLVSIIKKIDTKS comes from the coding sequence ATGAAAAACTATTTATTTGAACTTTCTTATGGCAACCGAGTGGATGAGAAACAGTTTATTAATTCTATTCTTAATAATTTTGATAATAAGACTTTAACAGGAGTTACAATGTTTATCAATAATAATATTTACAATCTGGAATTTCTATTATTGTTATATTTCGAAAAAGATGATAAGCTTTTTGATAACTGGTTAGAACAAAATTTCCATCAAAAGAAAAGAGTCTTCAATTATACCCCAACAAAAATAACAGAATTATTACTAGAAAATAGATATAGTATGTTTTCTTTCAGTAAAATTGAAGATATAGAACCGTTTTTAACACATAGTCCTAATCAGTTCTTTTTATATAACTCTAAAGAAGATTATAACAGAATTTGGGGAGGTATAAGTCGTGAATCATATCCAATAATATTTTTATCACACTCATCTCACGATAAAAAACTAATTGATGAAATTTTTAATGAATTACAAAAAGAAGAAATTGAAGCATGGTATGATAAATATCAAATTGATTTCGGAGATAGCATTACTGAAAAAATAAATTCAGGATTAAATAAATCTGATTTAGGAATAATATGCCTATCAAAGAATTTCCTTAATTCTCCTTGGACAAAAAATGAAATGAACTTCTTTATTCAAAAAAGAATAAATTCCGGTAAAAAAAACTTTATTTGTCTCAATATAGATCTAACTCACGATGAAATTCCTCCACTTCTTCAAGACTACCGTTATATTTCTTTAAATAATTCTAACTGGATAAATGATTTAGTAAGTATAATAAAAAAAATAGATACCAAATCATAA
- a CDS encoding alpha/beta fold hydrolase translates to MLHFKSSYLPSPHNKASQLYSTLFSPQTAKATLLIVHGMQEHSGRYSEIAAYFANHGIAVLTYDHLGHGKSVKDKNEIGFFQVDKPDERLIADAEMMADHLAAQYPDVPHFILGHSMGSFITRCLLQKASHKFAGAIITGTSGPLPGIDVLRGYLFLANAIAPKHRTFLNSVFTKVNNKHFKKDKDFSDTSWISINPKNRTAFEQDELCGIPFTHNAFYTLFTVYKRATSRNWASSISPSFPFLFVSGQNDPIGDFGKGVTLTINNLKSDGFQDVETKIYPEMRHEILNEEIREQVLSEIYDWMLKHCK, encoded by the coding sequence ATGCTCCACTTTAAATCCTCATACCTCCCCTCCCCTCACAACAAAGCCTCCCAGCTTTACTCCACCCTATTTTCCCCACAAACAGCAAAAGCCACCCTCCTCATCGTTCATGGCATGCAGGAACACAGCGGAAGATATTCGGAAATAGCGGCGTATTTTGCCAATCATGGCATTGCTGTCCTTACTTATGACCATCTTGGTCACGGAAAATCTGTAAAAGATAAAAATGAGATTGGTTTCTTCCAGGTTGATAAACCGGATGAAAGATTAATTGCTGATGCAGAAATGATGGCAGATCATCTTGCAGCACAATATCCGGATGTTCCGCACTTTATTTTGGGGCATTCCATGGGATCTTTTATTACCCGTTGTCTTCTTCAAAAGGCTAGTCATAAATTTGCAGGAGCTATTATTACCGGAACCAGTGGACCTTTGCCGGGAATTGATGTATTAAGAGGATATTTATTTTTAGCCAATGCTATAGCTCCAAAGCATCGTACTTTTTTAAATTCTGTTTTCACGAAAGTTAACAATAAACATTTTAAGAAAGATAAAGACTTTAGCGATACAAGCTGGATCAGCATTAATCCTAAAAACAGAACAGCTTTTGAACAGGATGAATTGTGTGGAATTCCTTTCACTCACAATGCTTTTTATACGCTGTTTACAGTTTATAAAAGGGCAACTTCAAGAAATTGGGCTTCTTCTATTTCCCCATCATTTCCTTTTCTATTTGTAAGCGGACAGAATGATCCGATTGGTGATTTTGGTAAAGGGGTTACACTTACCATCAATAATTTAAAAAGTGATGGTTTTCAGGATGTGGAGACAAAGATATATCCGGAGATGCGCCATGAGATTTTAAATGAGGAAATACGGGAACAGGTGCTGAGTGAAATTTATGATTGGATGTTGAAACATTGTAAATAA
- a CDS encoding LytR/AlgR family response regulator transcription factor: MKQKINCIILDDEPFAVRLLNDYALKTDLLNIVYAGSDVYEVMKLLGSESIDLIFIDIQMPELTGIEMMKMFNKNHNFIVTTAYAEYALEAFDFHVVDFLLKPITFNRFYQGVQKFIQWQQAFIPEPQTEHLFVRADRKYYKIAFDEVIYIEGLKDYIRIHTINDKVMVLENMKDILEKLPENRFMRIHRSYIIATDKIKVVDGNRIQMRNQDFVTVGETYRKPFSEWIESSGR; encoded by the coding sequence ATGAAACAAAAGATCAATTGTATTATCCTTGATGATGAACCCTTTGCGGTAAGGCTTTTGAATGATTATGCCTTAAAAACTGATCTGTTAAACATCGTATATGCAGGAAGTGATGTATATGAAGTGATGAAATTACTGGGTTCAGAAAGTATAGATCTTATCTTTATTGATATTCAGATGCCTGAGCTGACGGGTATTGAAATGATGAAGATGTTCAATAAAAACCATAATTTCATCGTAACCACTGCGTATGCTGAATATGCTTTGGAGGCTTTTGATTTTCATGTAGTCGATTTTTTACTGAAACCTATTACTTTTAACCGCTTTTATCAGGGGGTACAGAAATTTATACAATGGCAGCAGGCTTTTATTCCTGAACCACAAACAGAACACCTTTTTGTACGGGCAGACCGGAAGTATTACAAAATTGCTTTTGATGAGGTCATTTATATTGAAGGGTTAAAAGATTATATCAGAATTCACACGATCAATGATAAAGTGATGGTATTAGAAAATATGAAAGATATTCTAGAGAAACTCCCGGAAAACAGATTTATGCGAATTCACAGGTCTTACATTATTGCTACCGATAAAATCAAAGTTGTCGATGGAAACCGGATCCAGATGAGAAACCAGGACTTCGTGACAGTAGGAGAGACCTACCGAAAACCTTTCTCAGAATGGATTGAAAGTAGTGGCAGGTAA
- a CDS encoding sensor histidine kinase has translation MGKLYLNKKTEIGLHILFWLLILYFMLIGKPLSFEMPELDLFLKTYAVVFVLTFYFNYGVVMPRIFTDFKWIKLLLGIIITFLFFALARFVVEQIITDWWLGQVNYTNPVLGSYLLDNLAYSSKPIIFSSFLWLIIHVIRLLEYNKVILEEQKNTEIKFLKAQINPHFIFNTLNNIYSMVHFQSPESLSAIEKLSNIMRFTTYEAQKDHIALSEELDYIKAYIELEELRHYENNIVKWHSGIKDEKRRIAPYILSPLVENALKHGTYSEQNPIEISIITDEKSLNFEVINSIGNKKTDKLGGIGLDNLKNRLDMLYHSRYTLETIRLENKFKASIQIQLS, from the coding sequence ATGGGAAAACTATATCTGAATAAAAAGACAGAAATTGGGCTCCACATCTTATTTTGGTTGCTGATCCTGTACTTTATGCTGATTGGTAAACCGCTTTCTTTCGAAATGCCGGAGCTGGATTTATTCCTTAAAACCTATGCTGTAGTCTTTGTTTTGACCTTTTATTTTAATTATGGTGTTGTGATGCCAAGAATCTTCACTGATTTTAAATGGATAAAGCTATTGTTAGGAATTATCATTACTTTTCTGTTCTTTGCATTAGCCCGTTTTGTAGTAGAACAGATTATAACAGACTGGTGGCTGGGACAGGTGAATTATACAAATCCTGTGTTAGGAAGCTATCTTCTGGACAATCTTGCTTACAGCAGCAAACCAATTATTTTTAGCTCATTTTTATGGCTGATCATCCATGTGATAAGACTTTTAGAATATAATAAAGTGATTTTGGAAGAACAGAAAAATACAGAAATCAAATTTCTTAAAGCACAGATCAATCCGCATTTTATTTTTAATACCCTCAACAATATTTATTCAATGGTTCATTTTCAATCTCCGGAATCTCTTTCGGCTATTGAAAAACTCAGCAATATCATGCGTTTTACTACCTATGAAGCCCAGAAAGATCATATTGCCCTGTCTGAAGAACTTGATTATATAAAAGCCTATATAGAATTGGAAGAGTTAAGGCATTATGAAAATAATATTGTAAAATGGCACTCAGGAATTAAAGATGAAAAACGAAGAATAGCTCCCTACATTCTATCCCCATTGGTAGAAAATGCGTTGAAACATGGAACCTATTCTGAGCAAAACCCAATTGAAATCAGTATTATTACCGATGAAAAGAGTCTGAATTTTGAAGTCATCAACTCTATAGGAAATAAAAAAACAGATAAACTGGGGGGCATTGGGCTGGATAATCTTAAAAACAGATTAGATATGCTGTATCACAGTAGATATACACTGGAAACCATCCGACTTGAAAATAAATTTAAAGCATCTATACAAATTCAACTTTCATGA
- a CDS encoding outer membrane beta-barrel family protein produces the protein MKTLLLPAILLLFLNTMNAQEKETTNETSLETVVIQKQKKIIERKVDRLIYNVENSTASTGGNALDALKSAPMVRVQNETISIVGKGEVLIMIDDRLQKIPASEVATFLKTIPSDNIKSIEVITSPPAKYEAEGNNGIINIKLKTAKSNSWNASLGTNYTQRFYAGNSVQGMFNYNHGKLSLQSSVYMEQQKLRSSSQTNTYYQNELWSMDTQGISKNKNLGISLGVDYKITDRWTTGLKYLGSFTSETGSSSPLTSRISYQNSQPTSFISSDTQSSNKPNINSLNWFNTIKMDSAATVLTTDFDFFEYKKDDARDFYGSELDAKMQMLPGSYFSALNSNVNKIRNYSGKADLETKLLWADLNFGGRFSFTRTDNNFLAYDKETGPALLNTDQSNTFIYKEYNEALYFSLSRKFNSQWEAKLGLRAEATQTIGFSENRNQTDKNDYIKLFPTAYLTYTANNNHSFSLTYNRRIRRPDFDYLNPFVVRTSPFYYSEGNPYLKPSIIDNLELSYIKGQKWTSSLYFSKVSDFGQALSILNPETNVTRNTPINYADTYQIGFSTSYNFSAIKWWNSFSGFNVNYQNVKSKVPYTASIDGYNAYLYSNNDFILNKKKTILVSVNYGLQLPGRYQIFHISTMNILDVTVKVLCLDKKFSISLTGTDLLNSQRPLISYQSNGIETNFRNNNYTRGFRLSLSYRFGNNDLKSKDRNFGNEEERNRMNQ, from the coding sequence ATGAAAACTTTACTTCTTCCAGCAATACTTCTTTTATTCCTAAATACAATGAATGCTCAGGAAAAAGAAACCACCAATGAAACCTCTTTAGAAACAGTTGTCATACAAAAGCAGAAAAAAATCATTGAAAGAAAGGTGGACCGCCTGATTTATAATGTTGAAAATTCTACAGCCTCAACGGGTGGTAATGCTTTGGATGCTTTAAAATCTGCTCCTATGGTAAGGGTACAAAATGAAACGATTTCCATTGTGGGTAAAGGTGAAGTGTTGATTATGATTGATGACCGTCTTCAAAAAATTCCGGCAAGTGAAGTAGCTACTTTTCTGAAAACAATTCCTTCAGATAATATTAAAAGTATTGAGGTGATTACTTCTCCACCGGCAAAATATGAAGCTGAAGGAAACAATGGTATCATCAATATCAAACTTAAAACAGCTAAAAGCAATTCATGGAACGCCAGTTTAGGAACTAATTATACCCAAAGGTTTTATGCAGGAAACAGCGTACAGGGAATGTTTAATTATAATCATGGGAAACTTTCACTACAGTCTTCCGTATATATGGAACAGCAAAAACTCCGCTCCAGTTCTCAAACCAACACGTATTACCAAAATGAATTATGGTCTATGGATACACAGGGGATCAGTAAAAATAAAAACCTGGGGATCAGTTTAGGCGTAGATTACAAAATCACAGACCGATGGACAACCGGATTAAAATACCTGGGTAGTTTCACTTCGGAAACTGGCTCAAGCTCACCGCTTACTTCAAGAATAAGTTATCAAAATTCGCAGCCTACCTCATTTATTTCTTCTGATACCCAATCTTCCAACAAACCGAATATTAATAGTTTGAATTGGTTTAACACCATAAAAATGGACAGTGCAGCAACTGTACTTACCACAGATTTTGATTTTTTTGAATATAAAAAAGATGATGCAAGAGATTTCTACGGCAGCGAACTTGATGCCAAAATGCAGATGCTTCCCGGCTCCTATTTTTCAGCATTGAATTCAAATGTGAATAAAATTCGTAACTATTCAGGAAAAGCTGATCTGGAGACCAAACTTCTCTGGGCAGATCTTAATTTCGGTGGTCGTTTCTCTTTCACCCGCACTGACAATAATTTTTTAGCATACGATAAAGAAACCGGTCCGGCTCTTCTGAATACCGATCAATCCAATACATTTATTTACAAGGAATATAATGAAGCTTTATATTTTTCATTGAGCCGAAAATTCAACAGTCAGTGGGAAGCTAAACTGGGATTACGAGCAGAAGCTACTCAAACAATTGGGTTTTCTGAAAACCGCAACCAGACTGATAAAAATGATTATATCAAATTGTTTCCCACAGCCTATCTTACTTATACTGCGAACAATAATCATTCTTTTTCACTGACTTACAACAGAAGGATCAGACGTCCGGATTTTGATTATCTGAATCCGTTTGTTGTGAGAACCAGTCCGTTTTATTATTCTGAAGGCAACCCTTATCTGAAACCTTCAATTATTGATAACCTTGAGCTCTCCTATATCAAAGGACAAAAATGGACTTCTTCATTGTATTTTTCCAAAGTTTCAGATTTCGGACAGGCATTATCTATATTGAATCCCGAAACCAATGTTACCAGAAATACTCCTATAAATTATGCAGATACTTATCAGATTGGCTTTTCAACCTCTTATAATTTCAGCGCTATAAAATGGTGGAACAGCTTTTCAGGATTTAATGTTAATTACCAGAACGTAAAATCCAAAGTTCCTTACACAGCTTCTATTGATGGCTATAATGCTTACCTGTACAGCAATAATGACTTTATTCTTAACAAGAAAAAAACAATTTTAGTAAGTGTTAATTATGGATTACAGCTTCCAGGCAGATATCAGATCTTTCATATTTCCACGATGAATATTTTGGATGTGACTGTAAAAGTACTATGTCTTGACAAAAAGTTCTCCATATCTCTTACCGGAACTGATCTTCTGAACAGCCAAAGACCTTTGATCTCCTATCAGTCTAATGGTATTGAAACCAATTTCAGAAATAATAATTATACAAGAGGATTCCGGCTTTCATTGAGCTATAGATTCGGGAATAATGATCTTAAATCTAAGGATAGAAATTTTGGAAATGAAGAGGAAAGAAACAGGATGAATCAATAA
- a CDS encoding HEAT repeat domain-containing protein: MTIEELFKDKATKAKEKTEIISQWIIDTSLPTDELIAFAEKSKDPIKGTCIEAMEYATKQNPDLADETVFAFVTNTLTEKAPKIKWESAKVIGNTAQRFPDNLELAISNLIANTEHEGIVVRWSAAFALGEILKLKTPHNKTLLPALENMSEKEEKNSIKKIYLDAIKKTKK, from the coding sequence ATGACGATAGAAGAACTTTTTAAAGACAAAGCTACCAAAGCCAAGGAAAAAACAGAAATCATCAGCCAATGGATCATTGACACTTCATTACCTACAGATGAACTCATCGCTTTTGCCGAGAAATCAAAAGATCCGATAAAGGGAACCTGTATAGAAGCCATGGAATATGCCACCAAGCAAAATCCTGACCTGGCAGATGAAACCGTATTTGCATTTGTTACCAATACCCTTACTGAGAAAGCCCCCAAAATAAAATGGGAAAGCGCCAAAGTAATTGGTAATACAGCTCAACGATTCCCTGATAATCTGGAGCTGGCTATCAGTAATTTGATCGCAAACACAGAACATGAAGGAATTGTTGTCCGTTGGAGTGCCGCATTTGCATTAGGAGAAATTCTGAAGCTGAAAACACCTCACAACAAGACTCTTCTTCCGGCCCTTGAGAACATGAGCGAGAAAGAGGAAAAGAACAGCATCAAGAAAATTTATCTGGATGCCATAAAAAAAACGAAGAAATAA
- the abc-f gene encoding ribosomal protection-like ABC-F family protein: MILLQNISFGFPGGDLLFNHINLTISSNTKSALVGSNGVGKSTLLKIIANEQQPLEGTVNIQGNIFYVPQMFGNFNHLTIAECLNIDQKLLALEKITSGEVDEHYFEILNDDWDIEERCQSALQYWNLQDFDLNQKLEGLSGGQKTKVFLAGIQINQPDVIILDEPTNHLDLEGRKLLYDLIEKVSATVVIVSHDRTLLNLVDTIFELSNQGIATYGGNYDFYAEQKDVEDEALQNDIHAKERALKKAKEKERETIERKQKLDARGKQKQEKSGVARIMMNTLRNNAEKNTSKLKSVHTEKISGISGDLRELRSSVRNSDQMKVNFNDSGLHSGKILITAEDINFSYGEEKLWKENLDFEVRSGDRISIKGFNGSGKTTLIKLLLGNISPSTGNISRAEFNSIYIDQEYSLIDNDLTVYDFVQTFNDSALQESEVKTLLARFLFSKETWDKKCGILSGGERLRLLLCGLSISNKTPDMMILDEPTNNLDLQNVEILTNSIKDYHGTLMVISHDEVFLEEIGIGKEVMLK, from the coding sequence ATGATTTTACTGCAAAATATATCCTTTGGGTTTCCGGGAGGAGACCTCCTTTTTAATCATATCAACTTAACAATATCATCGAATACCAAATCTGCTTTGGTAGGAAGCAACGGCGTGGGAAAATCTACCCTGCTCAAAATAATAGCCAATGAACAACAGCCATTAGAGGGAACTGTAAACATTCAGGGCAACATTTTTTATGTTCCCCAAATGTTCGGGAATTTTAATCATTTAACCATCGCAGAGTGCCTGAATATAGATCAAAAGCTTTTAGCACTTGAAAAAATTACGAGTGGGGAAGTGGATGAACACTATTTTGAAATTCTGAATGACGACTGGGATATTGAAGAGCGTTGCCAAAGCGCATTACAGTATTGGAATCTTCAGGATTTTGATTTGAACCAAAAATTAGAAGGACTAAGCGGCGGCCAGAAGACTAAAGTTTTTCTTGCGGGAATTCAGATCAATCAGCCTGATGTTATTATTTTGGACGAACCTACAAATCATCTGGATTTGGAAGGAAGAAAACTGTTGTATGACCTTATTGAAAAAGTGAGTGCTACTGTTGTCATTGTAAGCCATGACCGTACATTACTGAACCTTGTAGACACAATTTTTGAATTAAGCAATCAGGGAATTGCGACCTACGGCGGAAATTATGACTTCTACGCAGAACAGAAAGATGTGGAAGACGAAGCTTTACAAAATGATATTCATGCGAAAGAACGGGCTTTGAAAAAAGCAAAAGAAAAAGAACGTGAAACCATCGAGCGGAAACAAAAGCTTGATGCCAGAGGAAAACAGAAACAGGAAAAATCCGGGGTGGCCAGAATTATGATGAATACCCTTCGGAACAATGCGGAGAAAAATACTTCAAAACTGAAAAGTGTACATACAGAAAAGATCAGTGGCATTTCAGGAGATTTGAGAGAATTGCGCTCTTCTGTAAGAAATTCTGATCAGATGAAGGTCAATTTCAATGATTCCGGGTTACATTCAGGGAAGATTTTAATTACAGCGGAGGATATTAACTTTAGCTATGGTGAAGAAAAGCTCTGGAAAGAAAATCTTGATTTTGAAGTGCGAAGTGGTGACCGAATTTCAATTAAGGGTTTCAATGGCTCAGGAAAAACCACTTTGATAAAACTTTTGCTGGGAAATATTTCGCCTTCAACGGGAAACATCAGCAGAGCTGAATTCAACAGCATTTATATCGATCAGGAATATTCATTGATTGATAATGATCTGACAGTTTATGATTTTGTACAAACCTTTAATGATAGTGCATTACAAGAATCGGAGGTGAAGACATTGCTTGCAAGGTTTTTATTCAGTAAAGAAACCTGGGATAAAAAATGTGGGATTTTAAGCGGTGGAGAACGCCTGAGGTTACTGCTGTGCGGACTTTCCATCAGCAATAAAACTCCGGATATGATGATCCTTGACGAACCTACCAATAATCTGGATTTGCAGAATGTAGAAATTCTGACCAATTCTATTAAGGATTATCATGGAACGCTGATGGTGATCTCACATGATGAAGTTTTTCTGGAAGAGATAGGAATTGGTAAGGAAGTAATGCTGAAATAA